gcgggcgGGGTGGGGGAAGGTGGCAGCAGGTTAGAGAGTAAAGAGGTGTGGGCATGTTGAGAAAAGGAGGTTATTAGAGACGTCTTCCTGTCCGGcagtcacacaaacatgcaatgacaacagtgggggggggcatgaggaCAGCTTTTAGACAGCTTTTTTTCATTGCTGCAGGATTTTGCACAATGGAAAACAGTCGATATGATGAAGACAGTTTAActacaactgtgtgtgtgtgcgcgtgtgtgagcacACACTGAGTCTGTAtttgctgctcctccctcagaaCTCGCTCAGGTTGTGCCACTTTGAGATCTGCCGACGGGGGCTCTCGCACACTTCCCTCCAGTGTGAGGCGCcagtgggggcggggctgtgaAGGCCCAGCAGAAGACGACCCAGCACCTCATTCTTGGTGGTGCGGTCAAAGTCGACCACCAGGAACTCCACAGAGATCTCAGGTAAGAGCTCCGGAGGGATGTCATAGATGAAGGACTCGTTGAAGACCGGGTTTAGCGTGCACTTTTTCACGTGTGTCTTCTTCTTGGCAATGCGCTTGCGTCCGTAGAAGATGTTCACCTTTACGTAGGGGTCTaaaccaggaggaaacaggaTCACCAGTCAGTGTGACTCTAATGAACCCCCCCGATCCCCTGCTGCTCAAagatatggatggatgggaacCCTTTACCATCCTACGAGCTCCAGCACAAAAAGGGAAATCATTCGGGACCCGCAGGTCGCACCGTCATGAACCAAAACCGAAACGTGTGCAGATTTTACTGTAGGGGATGGAGCCTGTAACGGCAATGGTGCCCTAGCAATCCCCAAAAAACCTCCACTTCCTCAATTCTCacaccagacaggaagtggctttttttaataattagaatattatttttattctgtCCAAAGTTTGGTGCCTATCTCCTTCTAGGCCAACAGGGGGCGTTTCTTTGGCACCTGGGAATATCCCCTCCACCGTTGTTAGAGCGGAGACCATGTGACctagagcggagcagcagaacaattCAGAGCGAGAATCTCCCAAACAAATCACCATAACTCTGTCCCGGAAGCGCCTACAAGCgtaaaaaacacatcattttatAGCTTCGAGTCTCGACTAACTCAAATGTCAGCTTGAGGATGTTAAATTAACCAGCGCCCCGTAAAACGAGCCGGTGCGCCGACGGGTCTGCTCAAATCTCCTATTAACTCAAATGCAATGCAAACCAGAGCTCGGCGCTGACAAAAGCTTCGTGTTTAACTCCTCGTTTCTCCGTCACCGGGTGAGCTACAAATGTGAAACGTCACACAGTTATATTTGAAAGTCTTGCGGTTCTAACGATCCCAACTTCGATAGAAGTGGACGGCGTTAAGCGGTCCAAACTGGCATTTGAAAACAGGTGGTTCTGTTCACGAATCCGCgtgtgggagagaggaggggctgCTCACAGGCACTGGAGGGGGCAAAAGGCAGACATGGGGGGGCAACAGGCAGACATGGGGGGGCAACAGGCAGACATGGGGGGGCAACAGGCAGACGGGGGGTGCAGAGACACACCCTCACAGTTTCTGCAGAATTGTCTAGTTACATATTCATCTCAAACACATCCCATCACTGTtgccaggagggggcgctggTTTGTACCAACTCGTCATGACTGACCCCACCCTCACTTACTTGCTGACAGGCCAGTCATGTCCATCTTTGGGAGGTGTCGAGCCTTCAGGACGACCACACTGAGCCGATGGGACACGGGCTGGTAGGACAGAGACACCAGTAGCTCCCCACGACTGTCGCACTGcaacgcacgtacacacacacacacacacacacacacacacacacacacacacacacacacacacacacagtctgttaCACTGCTGCATTCTCaagttctgctggttctgctgccagTTTGAACAAGTCGTTCAGACTTGTTGATGTGCTTCCACAATTTCCTGAGCCAGACTCATGTGATGAtgtgtcaccatggagacaagTCCCATTCAGGCTGACTACTTTATATTGTATATAGGAATAGTTTGGGTTTTAATATTGATTTTGATGTCTTGTCATCTATACATCATCCATCTGTACATCAGTTCAGGTTCTCTTCTGCTCTACTGGGTCTCTAAACAACCTTTAGAATCAGGATCCTACAGGAGAAGTGACAGGAACGCTGGACCATGACCAGCTCCCATTGGCTGCAGGTCTTTTTACACCATTGCGacctgattgattgattgatttagcAGCAGATGCTAACAGGAGTGGCAGCCTTCGCTCACCTGCATGTTCCTCTTGGTGATCTGCTGGCTGATGTGAACTCGGCCCGTGCTCGGGTCCACGCCTTTCAGCGGTACCACGGACTCACCAATGACGTCATCACGGGAGAAGCGGTCAAAGCTGAGAACCAGGAAGTGCAGGGTGAGGTCAGGCAGCGAGCTGTAGGCCACGCCGTAGAAAGTGAAGGTTTCGTCAAACAGTGGGTTGAGGGTCTTCCTCAGAACTCGGGTCTTCACGCGGTGCTTCTTTTCTGGGAGAATGGTCATCTTTACGTACGGGTCTGAGCTGCTGACCTGCTCGTCCATAGCGGGGAGGCCCCGTGCGCCAACAATAGTCACCACCAGGGCCTTTTTTGGGAAGTTGTAGTCAACAGTGAGGCTCAGCGTGCCGAGGCTGCGCTCGGGCTCCGGCTCTGAGGAGGCAGGTGTGAATGGAGACGGCGTCTTGCTGTTGGTCTGGCTGCTGCCGCCAGAGCTGCTGTCCAGGCAGCAATAGTCAGTGCGCACTGGCAGCGCTCGCTCCAGCCGCCCCTGAGGCCCCGAGTTAGCCGGAGGAATCAGGTGGCTCATCTGTAGCTGACCTGGAACATCCAGGATGTTGTTCTCAGCATCCACCAGAACCATGCCTCTTCCTGTAGTGGCACCACGGTCGGAGTGCTCGGCTCGTCTGGCGCCGCGGACGATCCTCTTGCTGCTACTGAGGGATTCTGGGTAAATGCTAATGCCTTTCAGCATGTGGATGAACTTGTAGGGAGGGTCTTCAGCATCACAGTAACGGTCACCATGCAACTTGTGACGCCCAGAGAGACGCATGTAACGGCGCTGACAGAAAGACCAGAGCAGAACTAAAACCGCCacaaccaggaccaggacaccAGCTCCCAGGAAGCCCGCCAGAACTGGAGACATGGCTGCAACAAACAACGGAGGTTAGTGAAGGAAACCCAGGTAGTTTACAACTCAAACATGAAGCCCATAACTAGACAACACATGTACTCCATAACCTCGGCGCTGGCATCTACaccaacaaaaagaaaacatccaagAAAGTCACGCTAGCGTACGACGCTCCTGCCTGCCTCTGGaactcaccaccaccacagcgaGGACCTGATCTGGATAATGAGGAACGTGTCCATTATGTAAGAGATGGACAAAGCTGTAGGAACCTCCATCTTCTAGTTGTTAGagacgctgctctgctgcttgaCTCCAGCTGTCACTCATCTGACATAATAGGTCAACATAAAGAGGTCATAATAATCTGCTGAAGACACacatatcgccacctagtgttgaggaaGAGGACATGTTCTCGTCAGTGATTGTCTTGCTCCGTCCGGACAAGGAAGGAcaaggcttttttattttttatagcATAGCTGGATTCACCTGCGCATGTAAACGTTTTGACTGGCAGAAGTGACCATAACTCATCCTCAACCCTTATATCAGCATAGTGTGTATTTTAAAAGCACTCCTACTTCAGCTATTTTCTTGAATCAATGAATCAATTCCACCGCTGCAGCGAGGATCGATCTCATCTAtaacatctggaacatctgtgGGTGGCAGCAGTAATGGGCAGCTATGGTTCAACAGCTCCCCGACGTCTCCTCCTTGTTCATCTATGATGTCATGCTTTTGACAACAGCTGAGCTGGTTGCCAGGCAACAATCAGACACAAACAGGCCTGCAGATGCTGACAGCGGGACGAGGACTTGTATTTGTCAATCATCAATCACAGAACATTTATGTGATCGTTGATACTGTATCAAGACCCTGACCCAACACTTATAATCTGGCTATAGGGCTGGCATGTTATGGTTTTagtgcctgccccccccccccccactttgagtttttattgatGAGCATCCAAGTGTTGAGAAGCACTCTGATCATCTGTGATCTTGGGAAATCTCAGCTATGTTAAATGTTCTCCACTAGTTCTGATGAGATCTGCACCAAGATTTACTATGACTAGGTGAAGGAGAACCACAGTACTATAAACTGACCTACCCTCGCATTCAGCCCTTTGGATTATTAATTCATGCTTCACTAATAGATAAGGAGTTGGGTTTAAATACTGCTGTTTAGGAGAGTCACATTTATCGGGACATTAAAAGATGGACTTGAGTTTGTCCTCCAACCATTGACTCACTTCCATTTCGTGTCCAATCTGATAACCAGTGAATTGTTAGCTTTTACTTGTGTACAACATTTTCCCATCCCGCCTTGCGCTCTAAATTCTAAGTGTGAAGTCACAGAGACATGACGTCACCCGCTACCCACACGAGCGGGCACGCGCAGCTCCATGGAGGCCCATGACAGAGCAGAGGCACGAGAACGCCTTTGTCCATATTTTAGTTTGTCACGATAAAATGGATGTAATAAGTCTTTTTCGTTTCTCCGCCTTCCGATAAACAACGATAACAACCGAACGGTCcgaatacaaaaaaaacccagaatattttcaataaaaataacGGGGTTTTGCGACATGACGCTTCAAAAACCAGGGCGTATGTGACTGGACCGTAGTTGGTCGTAATGCTTCGCGGCCGCTTAAATTATCGCGGGTGACAGCATTTTCAAATGTCCAAACACATCTGTAGCACTgttctaaaataataataagataagttGTAGCTTGAGTCTTACCGTAGGTGGGTCCCAGTTCGATCATGTCCGCCATTTTGTGGACTGAGGCAGGACACGGTTCTGACGGTCGAGAGTTGGGTAGAAGCTCTAAGAAGCGAAGACGAACCGACCGGCGACCACCTGTCTTTATTTTACACCCATATGATACCCGAAGAGACGTAAAATGTGCTGCTTCTCCGTGGTATGAAGTCTTTAGTCCCACCGAGGGGGCCGTGCGTGTCGCTTCTCGGCTCGGTGCGCAGTGATGCTCCGTTCGGATACAGGGATTCTGCGCGGAGGCGCTCGTGATGAGACTGGAACCAGAGATCGTCAATGAAACAGACGAGTCACTTCTACGAAAAATACACACGTCGCAAGCAGGtttatactatactatattttgtgttttgaacAGGTTGAGAAATATAGTTTTCCATAACATTAAAACTCACTTGCAATATATTGCTGTACTTTTCTGTAGCCATTGCATATGTGGCATACCCCAAAGActtagtatttttttttaaagtcaataGGACTGCCTACATAGATAATTCTATTGACACACCACCTCAGGAATTCCACTTGTTAGGGATTGTTAAAGCATGACAACTCGTCACGAATGAGGGTGGGAGACTGGTCCAATGtacaaaaaaaattattttattgatattttctCCAACAGCAGTTGCTAAAATACACTCACAAATACATGTTCAAACTTGTTGAAATTACCACTCCTGGATTCATACAGTGTGTTTAAGTCACAAATGGACTTTGGAATTCAAAATAGTCCAGGATTTGGCTGTTTATAAGCCATATTGGATGACCCCTGGAGCTTGGACTCTAAAAATGTTTTAGTCTGCTGTTATGCCATTGGTGCACCTAAAGGTGCAGTTGCAAGTGTTTTTCCTTGAAAGTTTGAGGCcgtttttggagggggggggggggggggggtgggtcagTTTTAGATCATTCTGATACACTAGTAGTTCAGGAttgtattaaaaataattaaaaaaataaatccatgcTCATTACTACACATGTCTATTCATATTTccccactttaaaataatgatgctgtGGGTGACAAATTAAAGACACTTTGTGTACAAGTTACACCTTTTATGTCTTTAACTCATAGCTGAGCAATTTCTTTTCGTTTCAGATACAGCTCAGTTGCAGACTGCCCGTACTCTGCCTTCTGTAAATGATTGCTCTGCATGGCCaagtccaggtactcctgcatgtttgcatccccACATGGAAAAGCATCCAGCTGAGTCTGTGCGATTTGAAATCCACAGTCTCTGGAGTCAAACCTGTGTTACACAGAagatattacatttatttgaaacaaATTTACTGCAGATAATCAAATATTACCGGTGTGGTAAGTAGTAGAGCTCATTGGGCACtcctcctggacatgatgctgttCTGGAGGGCCGGATCCTGTGACTATCTGTGACCACTATCCAACACACTCATCCAAGTCCTTCTGAATGACATCAAAGCAGTATCTCAGTAGACACTGATGCTCATGACTCCCATTGAAGTATCCAGCTTCTCTAAGGTCTGCAAATAGCTCCATCCAGAACTGACTCCTATGGAAATTGGTAAAATTAATGATAGTTTTAAGCATATACATATAAGTGAATGAAGTAAAAGGCAAATTACTTGAAGGCCATTTACCTCCCCTTTCTGAATATGGACCACCAGGACTTCAGCCTCTGGTTATTTGTGGATGAGCCACACATGTGGCTGGACGCTCCAGAGTAGTGGTCTCTGTGGTGGTGGCGTAGGGTGCACTGAATTGCAGCCATGATCCCGTTCTCCGTGCCGCAATCAGTCCTCAATCTCATGGGAATGAGAGAGAGGTTTCACATGCATGACAGAAAATAGTGGCCGATCACTCTTGGGTCATTATTTGAAGGCCCCCCCCCATGTGAGCCAGTCTTCCCCGCACGTTTGCTGGACCTGAGAAGTGCAGAACCTGTTtccccgagttctctgcagtccagggggactgttTCTGTGTCTCTCCGGCACGGTCGAGGTCTTCATGCCATTTGCTGGGCCGGTGAGCGTGCCAAGCCGGactcctgagttctctgcggtccaaTGGGACTACTTCTGTTCGAGGACTCACCGGTGGACCTGTGAAGTACAGACGCTGACTCTCAAGCTCCCTGCAGTCCTGGGGGACTGCCTCAGTCTTTTTTGAGTGTTCCCCTGTCAATAAAACGCATTTGGACCCTTTTACCACTCTGTTCTGGCCTGCTCCCGGGTTCTGTTAAAACCTCCCTTCTTAACAGAACACTCTTGGACCGataggcaggcgctccctccttaagtaggtGGCCATGTAAATTGCCCACAGGCgcacctgcctgcagcgccagctgccgccaattgagctcctcacgccccctgcaggacaaaccaggtacaaccctggaccccaacagccACCACTGCCAGAGGCTGCAACTATCAATTAGCAATTAACGTGAACATGGCCCGAACTCCACACTGCCACACATAGTATcagattttaaaaggtttgcgTTTATGCCCGTAGCAATCATCTGTGACTTTCCCTTTTACCTAAACACGTGGTTGTAGCGAGCTATTTTACGGTAATGTATGCTATAGTTTTTAAAAGTTGCAAATTAAAGAGGTTTTATCGAAAATATATTATTTcagccaaaaaaaagaatagcTTGATCACCAAAACGCATGAATATCAAATTTAAGAAAGTCAAATTAACTCTATGTTAACGATGTTGAAAGCGTCCTATTTAATGATGAGAGTGAGATATCTCAATTTAACGATCTCTGTTTTTGGAGCGGTCCATGCGGTAAAGGAGGCCCCGCCCCTCGTGTTGCGTCCATCCTCGCGAGAGGACTACGGTACACATACATGTACAGTATAGCGTTAACAAATATATATTGAACTTTAATTTAAACAAACTTTAactttttttccttgccactgttgcttgttggggggtcaggtcctgggattctgtaaagcgcctagaaacaattttgattgtaactgacgctatataaataaagattgatcgTTTGATTGAGCGTGTGTTTTCAGTGATTTAGTATACATCTTTTCATCATTCAATAATCATCTATAGGTAAGTGAAACTTCAATTTGTGAATGCTTAAATTGAGCGGAATCTGTTTCAACAGATGACAGTCGTGATGTCTCACCAAAGAACGACAAACTGCAATTAGTTTGATGTTAAACCTTTCGTCCTATAAAATTCTGCTATAATAAGACgttctgaaaatgtttttgtttacaACTATACAGTTGCAGTTAATGATTTTGAGCCTGGTCCAGGAGGTTTCTTCCCAGTCAAAGGTAGTTTCTCCTGTGAGTGTTGATTGTACGAAGGTCAGCTTCTGGGTTTCTGTACAGAGACCATCTCAAGCcttacacacacatttgtgaatAAAGTTAAATGAAAAATTCAATGACAGAATAAATAATGGAAGACAAATCATATTTCCCGGTTCATGGCAACACGCCACCATCCGACTGGTTCAGCAAGAGTGGGATTCCGGCGGAGTGGAAGTTGTCACCAGGTTGTAGTGAACAAATGCCCCCGTGCTGCCCCATAGGCTGGAGTTGCTGGCACTGATGCCACCAACGGCCGGCATGTACGAATGATGCAGGATTGGCAGCTGGACGGAGAGACGGCGCCACATCCTGCAACAACAGCCCTCGTCAATCCCTCGCAGCACAGGtacacatatttatttattttcttcagtcTACTCAGGTTTTCTAACTTTTGGATCTAGAATAATCTGAATGATGATGAAACTGAGAGGCCACATTAAGGGGAGCAGATTTGAACTCGTCTGCATTGAGATTTGGCTCACAGGTACTTTTTTCCCTGCAGTGTTTCCTTCATTTCGTGGATCTCCTCTCATAAACGGATGCTCTGCACTCACTGTTCTGGAGAGTTGAGGGCATCTGGACTTGAAGGGTTGTTAGAGTTTCTGTCAGCAGGACAAATCTGTGCATCATGCAGACACCTCAGCTCTCTGATGTTACCTGCTGAGTCAACACTCTCATCAACACAATGAATTCCTTAAAATTTCTCTCTACACTTTACAGTTAGTGTTGTTTCCCTTCTTACTATGTTAGACTTAAAGGTGTAAATTCTGGCCAAACCCCTGAATCTGTGCTAGCTAAATGAGGTGCTACATTACCACAGCATACAAGGGTTAGATATGAAGCACGGACACTCTGGAGTCCTTCAACAGGAAGTCCAGGGAATTCGaatctgtgtgttttattaccGCTGTTGTGAAGAAGTGTCTGAGGGTCTGACTCTGAGAGTTGCGACATCAACGTTTGTATTTCCACATCCAGCTGCAGGGAACAAAGACAGCAGCTGAAGCATGTGGGCTCAGGTGACCACCATCATGTGAGCTTCACCTGTGCAGCTCGACTCTTCCACTCTTCCACTTCaagctgctcttcttcttcatgaTCTTCTTCTGCTGGCTGAGGCGTCTACAAACACCAGAAGAAGACATGAGACAGATTGAACTCAGCGGTAGAGCTGTATTACACCTGTCTTATCATTGTGACCTGGATTGGAAACAGGAAGCTCAGCGTGGAGACGTGACAGAAGAGGATTAGCACGCTGCTCAGACAGAACTGAAGAGAGGGATTGTGGGACGTCAGCAGAGACACTGTTGCTCCTGACACACTGAACGCTGTCAGAGTGAACATAGTGAGCGTGAGGCCtttactgccctctgctggatgGTTGACGGCACTGATGCTCCAGGCCAGATAACAGCCCAGAACCTGAAGGAAAAACAGTGTTCACCCTCATGGTTCATCCTCATTATATGTTACAGTCCACTTGTAATTATTGTTTACAACTCTGCACCAGCCATGACTAAAGTATGGAGGTCAAACACAATTAATTGAAACAGTTTAATAGTTATTTCAAAGGGTTTGCCAACAATGAGCCACTGAACCTTAGCTGAGTTCAGCGGGTGAAGGTTAGAATGTAAAACACAAACAGTCCAATCGTGACTGTAATGACAGGTCCTACCAGCAGGGGTCCTTTGTAGCCAAAGACTGCGGTTAGCCACAACTCCATGTTAGCACTGCTGCATTGTTCCGAGAACAGCTGGACGAGAATGTCTGGATCCGTCGGGTCAGTCTATAATCAGCAATGCAATTAATTTGCAAGGTTGTCTGAGGAAGATGTTCAAggtccattttttttaattcacatATTAACTTCATTGGTGACTTTAATTCTGTCCTCGCTTTTAGGAGATTGTGGCCAGTGTTGTTACCTGTGAGCCGTGTTGCAGAACCACCCATCTGAGAGGGTCCAGGAGTTGCCAAGAGGTTAAAACACACAGGTCAGACAGGACCACCCAAAGAACCACACGGCCTGCTTGATGCTGCTGACACACTACTGGAATCAGATTTTACAGTTTCATGACAGTGGGAGACCGTCGTCAGCGGTTTTCCAACGTACAGCGTGTGTGCAGATTGAATAAAGCATCCACATCCTGGTGAAGATCACAGCAAAGGTCAGAGTGTGGCCCACCCACAGCGTCCACATTCGAATCTGAAAGATCGAGAGAGAAACTCCTTCAAGACTaacaaaagccaacaaaagcACATTTGCTGCAGTTCCTTTCAGCCCTCAGACGTCTTTCTACGTCACCTTCAAAAATAAGCTGTAGTTTTGTACAATTGAGGGACTGAGATCAGCTAACCCACATGAGGGCTCTCCCATGAACGCGTGAACTCACAGAACAGAGGAGTTCTGAGGTCCAGCTAGACAGGGAGGCTTCATCCAGCCCTGAgaccaggatggaggaggaggacagcagcaggccgagcagcagcagctcatcctgAGATCCAGATCTCGGCCGCCTGCAAGTATCAGAACCGGGTTCAACAGTCTCACAGAGGGATTGAAGAATCAGGATGTTGAGGTGTTTCTGCAGAACCGGGTGGGTCATTTCTGGGTCAGACCTGTATTTATGGTTGAcggtggtgaggaagaggatggtgaCAGTGAGGATAATGGCCAAGGCAGCGGCTGAAGACACCACCATGTACACACGGAGAGGGacacgcagctgctgcagcagcatcacaggccGGTCTCTGGCTGGTCCTGGACCTGCAGGACCACAGAAGTAAACCATCGGTCCACGCAGATGTTTCACAGAATCACCAGATGCTGCAGGGGCGGAGCCTCACCATTAAACCTCAGCAACTGGGTCCTGAGGTCCAGTTGCTGC
The DNA window shown above is from Takifugu flavidus isolate HTHZ2018 chromosome 10, ASM371156v2, whole genome shotgun sequence and carries:
- the syt11a gene encoding synaptotagmin-11a, with the translated sequence MADMIELGPTYAMSPVLAGFLGAGVLVLVVAVLVLLWSFCQRRYMRLSGRHKLHGDRYCDAEDPPYKFIHMLKGISIYPESLSSSKRIVRGARRAEHSDRGATTGRGMVLVDAENNILDVPGQLQMSHLIPPANSGPQGRLERALPVRTDYCCLDSSSGGSSQTNSKTPSPFTPASSEPEPERSLGTLSLTVDYNFPKKALVVTIVGARGLPAMDEQVSSSDPYVKMTILPEKKHRVKTRVLRKTLNPLFDETFTFYGVAYSSLPDLTLHFLVLSFDRFSRDDVIGESVVPLKGVDPSTGRVHISQQITKRNMQCDSRGELLVSLSYQPVSHRLSVVVLKARHLPKMDMTGLSANPYVKVNIFYGRKRIAKKKTHVKKCTLNPVFNESFIYDIPPELLPEISVEFLVVDFDRTTKNEVLGRLLLGLHSPAPTGASHWREVCESPRRQISKWHNLSEF
- the LOC130532550 gene encoding gamma-aminobutyric acid type B receptor subunit 2-like isoform X1, translating into MDHRKLLHLFRLLLVYWQASSLVLCGVRHPVPVLWMVPVSSGPDPENMTDAVAPAVRQALKDLQRQPPPLGNYELQLQLLYSQCDAATSLKALFDALWAGPRYMLLFGGVCPSVTSLIARALPAFHLVQVSFVSPSSSLSNRKWYGNLFSTVPSDWALNRAAIKLLQHYKWTRVGVMALPERSKDLMRWLLKENLQVVSTGSLAEDICSSMKKLKENDVRIIIGYFEEDFADEVFCCAYRLNMFGAQYQWIVVGGWSLGRRASGCTSDSLLTASNGTIRLQIRHVRNMKIPEDVQEDTLRRPIQEDSQLTRLAAFAYDAVWVAAKAVSQVMEMVKHREKYHSQRSTSLAQEEIHRMLLEALKHTNFEGLTGKLFYRNGERMATVELIQHQGCDSVMVGDFSTWTQQLDLRTQLLRFNGPGPARDRPVMLLQQLRVPLRVYMVVSSAAALAIILTVTILFLTTVNHKYRRPRSGSQDELLLLGLLLSSSSILVSGLDEASLSSWTSELLCSIRMWTLWVGHTLTFAVIFTRMWMLYSICTHAHQAGRVVLWVVLSDLCVLTSWQLLDPLRWVVLQHGSQTDPTDPDILVQLFSEQCSSANMELWLTAVFGYKGPLLVLGCYLAWSISAVNHPAEGSKGLTLTMFTLTAFSVSGATVSLLTSHNPSLQFCLSSVLILFCHVSTLSFLFPIQTPQPAEEDHEEEEQLEVEEWKSRAAQLDVEIQTLMSQLSESDPQTLLHNSAGNIRELRCLHDAQICPADRNSNNPSSPDALNSPEQMWRRLSVQLPILHHSYMPAVGGISASNSSLWGSTGAFVHYNLVTTSTPPESHSC
- the LOC130532550 gene encoding gamma-aminobutyric acid type B receptor subunit 2-like isoform X2, giving the protein MDHRKLLHLFRLLLVYWQASSLVLCGVRHPVPVLWMVPVSSGPDPENMTDAVAPAVRQALKDLQRQPPPLGNYELQLQLLYSQCDAATSLKALFDALWAGPRYMLLFGGVCPSVTSLIARALPAFHLVQVSFVSPSSSLSNRKWYGNLFSTVPSDWALNRAAIKLLQHYKWTRVGVMALPERSKDLMRWLLKENLQVVSTGSLAEDICSSMKKLKENDVRIIIGYFEEDFADEVFCCAYRLNMFGAQYQWIVVGGWSLGRRASGCTSDSLLTASNGTIRLQIRHVRNMKIPEDVQEDTLRRPIQEDSQLTRLAAFAYDAVWVAAKAVSQVMEMVKHREKYHSQRSTSLAQEEIHRMLLEALKHTNFEGLTGKLFYRNGERMATVELIQHQGCDSVMVGDFSTWTQQLDLRTQLLRFNGPGPARDRPVMLLQQLRVPLRVYMVVSSAAALAIILTVTILFLTTVNHKYRRPRSGSQDELLLLGLLLSSSSILVSGLDEASLSSWTSELLCSIRMWTLWVGHTLTFAVIFTRMWMLYSICTHAHQAGRVVLWVVLSDLCVLTSWQLLDPLRWVVLQHGSQTDPTDPDILVQLFSEQCSSANMELWLTAVFGYKGPLLVLGCYLAWSISAVNHPAEGSKGLTLTMFTLTAFSVSGATVSLLTSHNPSLQFCLSSVLILFCHVSTLSFLFPIQTPQPAEEDHEEEEQLEVEEWKSRAAQLDVEIQTLMSQLSESDPQTLLHNSGNIRELRCLHDAQICPADRNSNNPSSPDALNSPEQMWRRLSVQLPILHHSYMPAVGGISASNSSLWGSTGAFVHYNLVTTSTPPESHSC